From one Nitrospira sp. MA-1 genomic stretch:
- a CDS encoding response regulator: MSDLHSPTHSILLVEDNPADAELVRERLKDASGMSPFYMTRASTLNEALTTLQNTSFDVILLDLNLPETNGLETLKRIRSANSVIPLVVLTVHEDEPLALEAIKLGAQDYVPKSSMNAVLLSRILHYAIEREKNDRIRRDSERKYRLFVDGATGLAFVMLDLHGNITHWNSGAERLFGYPEDAALHKHFSMLFTDEDKRNGRPENELLRAEAVEKGDDDNWLVRADGSRFWASGAVTAIRDSTDHLIGFAKVVRDKSAQKDARDKLAELNRTLEERVIQRTQELTRNQERLRAMASDLTVTEQRERRRLASDLHDYLAQLLVVCRLKLGQGQSLTDTESLVKVIQEADALLDQSLTYTRTLVSQLSPTCLYEFGLYAALVWLGSEMRKQGLTVNVNGANLSLNLPEDQAVLIFQSVRELLYNVLKHSGVNEVTVNLAIQQDHHLMIEVEDFGCGFIDSAEDRNEQSPTNFGLFSIRERLEALGGEMVLNSTLQKGTHVLLRIPVEKGIEEFRPHTARPTTVRAVEKIPSLRSHSEKIRILLVDDHKMVREGFCHILNSQLDFEVVGEAEDGVQAMTLCESLRPDVIVMDLHMPNMDGLEATRRIKEAIPETVIIGLSVYDTPDVARWFQEAGAETFVTKGGPAESLVTMVRKSWQQKKPV, from the coding sequence ATGAGCGATCTTCATTCTCCAACCCATTCCATCCTGCTCGTGGAAGACAATCCTGCTGACGCGGAATTAGTGCGGGAACGGCTGAAGGATGCCTCCGGCATGTCTCCTTTTTATATGACGCGCGCATCGACACTCAACGAAGCTCTGACAACCCTTCAAAACACGTCGTTTGACGTCATCCTTCTTGATTTAAACCTGCCCGAAACCAACGGCCTTGAAACATTAAAACGAATCCGGTCGGCAAACTCGGTAATTCCACTCGTCGTGTTAACCGTGCATGAGGATGAACCCTTAGCCCTTGAAGCGATCAAATTAGGGGCACAGGACTATGTTCCGAAATCTTCCATGAATGCCGTGCTACTTTCCCGAATTCTGCACTATGCCATAGAACGGGAAAAGAACGACCGGATTCGCCGCGATAGCGAAAGAAAATACCGGTTATTTGTGGATGGAGCCACCGGTTTGGCCTTTGTCATGCTTGACTTGCACGGGAACATTACTCATTGGAATTCAGGAGCGGAGCGGCTCTTCGGTTATCCGGAAGACGCCGCCTTGCATAAACATTTTTCTATGCTATTTACCGATGAGGACAAACGCAACGGTCGTCCGGAAAACGAACTCCTGAGGGCCGAGGCAGTAGAAAAGGGGGACGATGATAATTGGCTGGTTCGAGCTGATGGGTCGCGATTCTGGGCCAGCGGGGCAGTGACAGCCATACGCGACTCAACGGACCACCTCATTGGATTCGCCAAAGTGGTTCGGGACAAAAGCGCGCAAAAAGATGCCAGGGACAAATTAGCCGAACTCAATCGCACCCTGGAAGAACGCGTAATCCAACGAACCCAGGAACTCACTCGCAACCAGGAGCGCTTACGAGCCATGGCTTCAGATCTCACAGTCACCGAACAACGCGAACGACGTCGGTTGGCTTCGGATCTTCATGATTATCTGGCACAACTCCTTGTCGTGTGCCGACTGAAATTAGGTCAGGGTCAATCGCTCACCGATACGGAAAGCCTCGTAAAGGTGATCCAGGAGGCGGATGCTCTCTTGGACCAATCCTTGACCTATACGCGGACACTCGTCAGCCAACTCAGTCCGACCTGTCTCTATGAATTTGGACTCTATGCAGCTCTCGTCTGGTTGGGATCTGAAATGAGGAAGCAGGGGTTGACCGTCAACGTCAACGGCGCAAATTTATCGTTGAACCTTCCGGAAGATCAGGCTGTCCTCATCTTCCAATCGGTTCGTGAATTATTATATAACGTACTCAAGCATTCCGGAGTCAATGAAGTGACGGTGAACCTGGCCATTCAACAGGACCACCACCTGATGATCGAGGTGGAAGATTTTGGCTGCGGTTTTATAGACAGTGCCGAAGACAGAAATGAGCAATCACCAACCAATTTTGGACTCTTTAGCATCCGGGAACGATTGGAAGCCCTCGGCGGAGAAATGGTGCTCAATTCGACCCTGCAGAAAGGGACTCATGTCCTCCTGCGTATTCCGGTAGAAAAGGGCATCGAGGAGTTCCGACCACATACTGCTCGTCCAACAACAGTGCGAGCGGTCGAGAAGATACCTTCCCTCCGTTCTCATTCAGAGAAAATTCGAATTCTTCTCGTGGACGATCACAAGATGGTTCGTGAGGGGTTTTGTCATATCCTGAACTCTCAGTTGGACTTCGAAGTCGTGGGAGAGGCAGAAGACGGGGTACAAGCCATGACCCTGTGTGAATCCCTTCGCCCTGACGTCATCGTGATGGATCTTCATATGCCCAATATGGACGGTCTGGAAGCGACCAGAAGGATTAAAGAAGCCATTCCTGAAACTGTGATTATCGGATTATCTGTTTACGACACTCCGGATGTGGCCCGATGGTTCCAAGAGGCAGGAGCCGAGACTTTTGTCACGAAAGGAGGACCGGCCGAAAGCTTAGTCACCATGGTCAGAAAATCCTGGCAACAGAAAAAGCCCGTCTAA
- a CDS encoding response regulator codes for MQNPIEILLIEDNPADIRLTQEAFQAARLHNTIHVAQDGVSAMSFIRQTAPFQDAPRPDLILLDLNLPKKDGREILKEIKSDPHTRTIPVVVLTTSEDEGDVLRSYNLHANAYLVKPIDVLRFIKMIQSLESFWLSVVKLPPKVPEL; via the coding sequence ATGCAAAATCCTATTGAAATTTTGTTAATAGAAGATAATCCGGCTGATATCCGCCTGACCCAGGAAGCCTTTCAGGCAGCGCGCCTCCATAATACCATTCATGTCGCTCAAGACGGGGTCAGTGCCATGTCCTTCATTCGACAGACAGCCCCCTTTCAGGATGCTCCCCGACCGGACCTTATTCTGTTAGACTTAAACCTTCCGAAGAAGGACGGGAGAGAGATTCTGAAGGAAATTAAATCTGATCCCCACACGCGCACAATTCCCGTAGTCGTGCTGACCACCTCCGAGGACGAAGGAGACGTGTTGCGTAGTTACAATCTTCATGCTAATGCCTATCTGGTCAAACCCATCGATGTTCTGCGATTCATCAAAATGATTCAATCCCTCGAAAGTTTCTGGCTCTCCGTAGTGAAACTTCCTCCAAAAGTACCAGAGTTATGA
- a CDS encoding ATP-binding protein codes for MDEVMTLPQDGTQTGTRSPKWDTSLLIAICALIGAIFILDLYTKTGVAIGMLYVSAVMLTPWLPHPKSPFMVAGVCTVLAIIGIIYSPGVNVVHSGSTIAGNAVVNRLLSLFMIWATALLTYQYRQGAEVRLRLGSIVESTHDAIIGQTLEGKVTNWNNGAEQMFGYSPQESIGQYLTFLFPPDRIPEEKDILEKLHSGKQIKNFETIRRRKDGQEIPVSVTISPIIDRWGKVIGASKIARDISQQKGLENLLAIQNLTLASHAASLKQSNEDLEQFAYIASHDLQEPLRTIHGFTQLLAERYKDQLDDQGREFIGFVTDGANRMQTLIQDLLKYSRIQAQELNTVQVNGEEVLQEILEHLLMVIEDKQASITHDPLPIIRTDRSQFQHLLQNLITNAIKFHGPKPPRIHLSAQKKTNEWLFSVQDNGIGVEPEYFERIFLPFKRLHTREEYQGTGIGLAICKKIVERRGGRIWVESQPGNGTKFSFTIPK; via the coding sequence ATGGATGAAGTCATGACGCTGCCTCAGGACGGAACTCAAACAGGCACTCGCTCCCCAAAATGGGATACAAGCCTTTTGATAGCCATTTGCGCTCTCATAGGTGCAATATTCATATTGGACCTGTACACCAAAACAGGCGTGGCAATCGGCATGTTATATGTGAGTGCCGTTATGCTGACCCCATGGTTGCCACATCCGAAATCCCCGTTCATGGTTGCAGGAGTGTGTACGGTCTTGGCTATCATTGGAATAATCTATTCGCCGGGCGTGAATGTGGTGCATTCCGGCAGCACCATTGCCGGGAATGCTGTGGTCAATCGTCTGTTGTCGCTTTTTATGATTTGGGCAACCGCCCTACTCACCTATCAATATCGTCAGGGAGCAGAGGTCAGGCTTCGGTTAGGGTCCATCGTGGAATCCACGCATGACGCCATCATCGGTCAAACACTCGAGGGAAAGGTCACCAATTGGAACAACGGAGCCGAACAGATGTTCGGTTATTCCCCACAGGAGAGTATCGGGCAATACCTGACATTTCTTTTTCCACCAGACCGGATTCCCGAAGAAAAAGATATTCTGGAAAAACTCCACAGTGGCAAGCAGATAAAGAATTTTGAAACGATTCGACGCAGGAAGGACGGTCAGGAAATACCTGTATCGGTAACCATTTCTCCGATTATCGACCGATGGGGAAAGGTTATTGGCGCCTCTAAAATTGCACGGGATATTTCCCAGCAAAAGGGGTTGGAAAATCTCCTGGCCATACAAAACCTGACATTGGCCAGCCATGCGGCCTCACTGAAGCAATCAAATGAAGACCTCGAACAATTTGCCTATATTGCCTCTCATGATCTCCAAGAACCCCTCCGCACCATTCATGGCTTTACGCAGTTGTTGGCGGAACGCTATAAAGACCAATTAGACGACCAGGGTAGGGAATTTATTGGATTCGTGACCGATGGAGCGAATCGGATGCAAACCCTCATTCAGGACCTGCTAAAATATTCGAGAATCCAAGCCCAGGAGCTGAACACAGTCCAGGTCAATGGCGAGGAAGTGCTTCAGGAAATCCTCGAACATCTCCTCATGGTCATTGAAGACAAGCAGGCTTCGATTACTCATGACCCTCTGCCCATCATTCGGACGGATCGGTCACAATTTCAACATCTGCTCCAGAATCTGATTACCAATGCTATTAAATTTCATGGCCCGAAACCACCACGCATTCATCTTTCCGCCCAGAAAAAAACCAACGAATGGCTTTTTTCAGTCCAGGATAATGGGATTGGGGTGGAACCGGAATATTTCGAGCGAATTTTTCTTCCCTTCAAACGACTACATACCAGGGAAGAATACCAGGGCACCGGAATCGGTCTGGCCATCTGTAAGAAAATCGTGGAGCGCCGTGGGGGCCGCATCTGGGTCGAATCCCAACCGGGAAACGGAACCAAGTTTTCCTTTACCATACCAAAATAA
- a CDS encoding DUF3309 domain-containing protein: MSTIVLVILILLLVGALPVWPYSSSWGAYPSGGLGLVLVIVLILALTGKL; the protein is encoded by the coding sequence ATGTCTACTATCGTACTAGTCATTCTTATTCTTTTATTGGTGGGCGCCTTGCCGGTCTGGCCGTACAGTTCATCGTGGGGGGCTTACCCCAGTGGTGGGTTGGGATTGGTTCTGGTGATCGTGCTGATTCTGGCTCTTACCGGAAAACTATAG
- a CDS encoding cytochrome B6, whose amino-acid sequence MDIYSTVSQVTWRMSRSLIMGCILIASSGLGMGLAADQGKPESWEAVPGSGQLVPQIGPPAVVKDWQRAYPQYQPVGKGDTQESPDAKPGTPNPPAIHTFGGRTPSSFVFDLSPDEPLEKVIEEETQQRSKIKSQQQDLLEERYDLSPQFVEGVTMTRGKPVPKGPTARLKNGLTFAQLARMPEEDIKAEDLFPYLPLPHPLHSTGGMVFPSMMTEIHPERERFDVVHDLPDHFLPEFPPPLFLTSRPDLGDVSQGQEITNENFYALFDGILSPVQFDGVRLLVEKIPQQQFNATDDRKTVPPSRGVACFDCHVNGHTNGAIHLNPDNRPQFSRFRIETPSLRGVNIQKVFGSKRAMTSVEDFSEFENRSAYFDHDLATAEKKGRRDLTRTEVMKMAQFQKLVDFPPAPKLDLFGRLNPKKATEEELRGEALFSGKAKCVACHTAPYFTDNLMHDLKVERFYHGRAEGSIKTFPLRGIKDSPPYLHDGRLLTLEDTVEFFALVTGVQLTKEEKADLSAYLRTL is encoded by the coding sequence ATGGATATCTATTCAACAGTTTCTCAAGTGACATGGCGGATGAGCCGGAGTCTCATCATGGGGTGTATTTTGATCGCTAGCAGCGGTTTGGGAATGGGACTGGCTGCGGATCAGGGCAAGCCAGAAAGTTGGGAGGCTGTGCCCGGTTCGGGACAGCTGGTTCCTCAAATCGGGCCTCCGGCTGTGGTCAAGGATTGGCAACGGGCCTATCCACAATATCAACCGGTTGGAAAAGGGGACACCCAAGAATCTCCGGATGCCAAACCGGGAACTCCCAACCCTCCGGCTATTCATACCTTTGGTGGTCGAACTCCCAGTTCCTTTGTCTTTGACCTAAGTCCGGATGAACCATTGGAGAAGGTGATTGAGGAGGAAACCCAACAACGATCGAAGATTAAGTCCCAGCAGCAAGATCTGCTTGAGGAACGGTATGATTTGTCTCCCCAATTTGTTGAAGGGGTGACCATGACTCGTGGGAAACCCGTTCCTAAGGGACCCACGGCCCGCTTGAAGAATGGGCTTACCTTTGCCCAACTCGCCCGAATGCCGGAGGAGGACATCAAAGCAGAAGATCTCTTCCCGTATTTGCCGTTGCCGCATCCGCTTCACTCCACAGGGGGAATGGTGTTTCCTTCAATGATGACTGAAATTCATCCTGAGCGCGAACGTTTCGACGTGGTTCATGATTTGCCTGATCATTTTTTGCCGGAATTTCCTCCGCCTCTGTTCCTCACAAGCAGGCCGGATTTGGGAGATGTTTCACAAGGTCAGGAAATCACCAACGAAAATTTTTACGCGTTGTTCGATGGCATTCTTTCGCCGGTGCAATTTGACGGCGTTCGATTACTGGTGGAAAAAATCCCCCAGCAGCAATTCAATGCGACGGATGATCGAAAAACAGTGCCGCCCAGTCGTGGTGTGGCTTGTTTCGATTGCCATGTAAACGGGCATACGAATGGGGCCATTCATTTAAATCCTGATAACCGGCCACAATTTTCGAGGTTTCGCATTGAAACGCCCTCCTTACGGGGTGTCAATATTCAAAAAGTCTTCGGATCCAAGCGGGCGATGACGTCTGTTGAGGATTTCTCTGAATTTGAAAACCGGTCAGCGTATTTTGATCATGATCTGGCGACTGCCGAGAAAAAGGGTCGTCGTGATTTGACTCGCACGGAAGTGATGAAAATGGCACAGTTCCAGAAGCTTGTCGATTTCCCCCCTGCGCCGAAATTAGACCTCTTTGGCCGATTGAATCCTAAAAAAGCCACGGAAGAAGAGTTGCGAGGGGAGGCCTTGTTTTCCGGAAAAGCTAAGTGTGTAGCCTGCCATACTGCTCCCTATTTTACCGATAACCTGATGCACGATTTGAAAGTGGAACGGTTTTATCATGGTAGGGCCGAGGGATCTATCAAGACCTTCCCTCTTCGAGGAATAAAGGATTCCCCACCCTATCTCCATGACGGCCGTCTCTTGACTCTTGAAGACACGGTGGAGTTTTTTGCCCTCGTCACTGGTGTGCAGTTGACAAAAGAGGAAAAGGCGGATCTTTCCGCATACCTACGAACCTTGTGA
- a CDS encoding BON domain-containing protein: protein MKSPFKYFVVLVTCPLFIATIMENTEGQVLVVPLAGFEETISPETLVPRSDKDNRRGHSDEELEYRIQRRLEISPYRNADITVHVKQGETVLSGYVKDHDSIVEVIEIAYDSGATNVDNQIQLDHPWREINDQKLKEAVEAELYWSPFVNSVPIRVEAQSGTVILSGRVENRGEIVDAVKNAYEAGAKNVRIRLWIDPTLD, encoded by the coding sequence ATGAAATCCCCATTTAAATATTTTGTTGTATTGGTGACGTGTCCATTATTCATCGCAACCATAATGGAAAATACAGAAGGACAGGTCCTGGTTGTCCCTCTGGCCGGTTTTGAGGAAACGATATCTCCGGAAACACTTGTTCCGCGTTCCGACAAGGACAATAGGCGTGGGCATTCAGACGAAGAGTTAGAATATCGCATTCAAAGACGCTTGGAGATCAGTCCATATCGGAATGCCGACATCACGGTTCATGTGAAACAGGGCGAAACGGTACTCTCAGGATATGTCAAAGACCACGATTCTATAGTGGAGGTGATCGAAATCGCTTATGACTCCGGAGCCACGAACGTGGACAATCAAATTCAGCTTGACCATCCATGGAGAGAGATAAACGACCAGAAATTGAAAGAGGCGGTTGAAGCCGAGCTGTATTGGAGTCCATTTGTGAATTCGGTTCCCATCCGCGTTGAAGCTCAAAGCGGAACCGTCATACTCTCGGGAAGAGTCGAAAATCGAGGGGAAATTGTGGATGCAGTGAAAAACGCCTATGAAGCCGGAGCGAAGAATGTCCGCATTCGTTTATGGATCGATCCCACATTAGATTAA
- a CDS encoding histidine kinase — MVHLTAQDAVSPSVLMVSAEMGLRDLNLNHKLQSYEAYAVFSEVVNQKPSEQFLGIVPKHMIGRYPYRIFGDLLSCSTSPHVEPSTPLDVLYADFQRHRIDAFSVIDSGQRFIGAITPTSLLETLWHREQFLTMRLQKEINEKNFAKRELQQAKDELDNHVGARNNLVFDHTQQLLELSESLISTETRERRALAGELHDHLAQMLAVGRIKLAQGSHLTSDPEVLSLLNTVDQFLQESLSYTRTLMTELNSFNLHQSGLLKVLEELTKKMKLLGLVVTLEAERPLPDLSENQEFLLYWSLRELLFNVIKHAHVDQATISIHQLHGTHLHCMVSDHGCGFDPATMAGEIPGQDHFGLSGIRGRMTALHGTISLNSYPGQGTRASLTIPLSPPSPPH, encoded by the coding sequence GTGGTTCATTTAACTGCACAAGATGCCGTCAGTCCCTCCGTTTTGATGGTATCCGCAGAGATGGGCCTGCGTGACCTCAATCTGAATCATAAACTACAGAGTTATGAAGCCTATGCCGTATTTTCTGAAGTCGTGAACCAGAAGCCTTCCGAGCAATTTCTGGGCATCGTCCCCAAACATATGATAGGGCGATATCCTTATAGGATTTTTGGGGATCTTCTCTCATGTTCCACGTCCCCCCATGTCGAACCCTCCACTCCTCTTGATGTGCTGTACGCAGATTTCCAACGACACCGTATCGATGCCTTCTCTGTCATAGATAGCGGGCAGCGGTTTATTGGAGCCATTACGCCCACAAGCCTGCTTGAAACCCTCTGGCATCGAGAACAATTTCTGACCATGCGACTTCAAAAAGAGATAAATGAAAAAAATTTCGCAAAGCGAGAATTACAACAAGCCAAAGATGAATTGGATAATCATGTAGGGGCAAGGAACAATTTAGTTTTTGACCATACACAACAGCTCTTAGAGCTTTCGGAAAGCCTCATCTCAACCGAAACTCGGGAACGGCGAGCCTTAGCGGGCGAGCTTCATGATCATCTGGCCCAAATGTTGGCAGTTGGCCGAATAAAGCTGGCTCAAGGAAGCCACTTGACATCAGACCCGGAAGTTTTGAGTCTTCTCAATACCGTCGATCAGTTCCTTCAGGAATCATTGAGCTATACACGAACGTTGATGACGGAGCTGAACTCTTTTAACCTTCATCAATCAGGCCTACTGAAGGTTTTAGAGGAACTGACTAAAAAGATGAAGTTGCTTGGGTTGGTCGTCACCCTCGAAGCCGAACGCCCTTTGCCCGACCTATCCGAAAATCAGGAATTTCTTCTCTATTGGTCCCTTCGTGAGTTATTATTTAATGTGATTAAACACGCTCACGTCGACCAAGCCACGATCAGCATTCACCAACTTCACGGCACACACCTTCATTGCATGGTTTCCGATCACGGATGCGGCTTTGATCCTGCAACCATGGCGGGGGAGATTCCCGGTCAGGATCATTTCGGTTTATCCGGCATCAGGGGACGAATGACGGCGCTTCATGGAACAATATCGCTGAATTCTTATCCAGGCCAAGGCACACGGGCCTCTCTCACCATTCCTTTGTCACCACCTTCTCCCCCACATTGA
- a CDS encoding superoxide dismutase has product MKTKNDKNYPVKEFPLKGLTGISDKTLEMHFKLYEGYVKATNSLTRQIGEFLIDGQVDQEEMPAYSELTRRLGFEYNGMVLHELYFENLSSQESKGPQQGQISLQKAIEDSFGSFDIWRADFSSVGKMRGVGWAVCNINPANGRVSNHWVSLHEFGNVAGFRPLLVMDVWEHAYLLDFKPSERGEYIERFLSHVNWDVFAKRLEGQS; this is encoded by the coding sequence ATGAAGACAAAGAACGATAAAAATTATCCGGTCAAGGAATTCCCCCTCAAAGGATTAACCGGTATTTCAGATAAAACCTTAGAGATGCATTTTAAGCTCTATGAAGGATACGTGAAGGCGACCAATTCTCTCACCAGGCAAATCGGGGAATTTTTGATTGATGGACAGGTGGATCAGGAGGAAATGCCTGCCTATTCTGAACTGACCCGTAGATTGGGATTTGAATATAATGGAATGGTCCTACATGAATTATATTTTGAAAATTTGTCATCCCAGGAGTCGAAAGGTCCACAACAGGGACAAATATCACTCCAAAAAGCCATTGAAGATAGTTTTGGGAGTTTTGACATTTGGAGGGCAGACTTTTCAAGCGTCGGGAAAATGCGGGGAGTCGGTTGGGCTGTGTGCAATATTAATCCGGCAAATGGTCGGGTTTCCAACCACTGGGTGAGTCTTCATGAATTCGGCAATGTAGCAGGGTTTCGTCCCCTTCTCGTTATGGATGTGTGGGAACATGCCTATTTGCTGGATTTTAAACCATCGGAACGAGGCGAATATATTGAACGTTTCCTTTCCCACGTTAATTGGGATGTGTTTGCCAAGCGCCTGGAGGGGCAATCATGA
- a CDS encoding response regulator transcription factor, with product MSKTRVLLAEDHVLVSEGLTKLLETDFTLVGTVVDGHALVQAVKKHTPDIAIVDISLPLLNGLEAARQIKKCEPQTKIIFLTMHSEDHFVQEAFKAGGAGYILKQSATAELVFAINEVYQGRTYVSPSIAQGIVSQALNPSSNSKKTAQPETPPLTQRQVEILQLVAEGKSNKDIAVVLNLAVKTVEFHKTRIMQILGLKTASELTKYAIATGIISI from the coding sequence ATGAGCAAAACTCGGGTACTTTTAGCTGAGGATCACGTCCTGGTAAGTGAGGGACTGACCAAATTGCTGGAAACGGATTTTACATTGGTGGGGACCGTTGTAGACGGTCATGCTTTAGTTCAAGCCGTCAAGAAACACACACCGGACATTGCGATTGTTGATATTTCCTTGCCCCTGCTGAATGGGTTGGAAGCGGCCCGTCAAATAAAAAAATGTGAACCCCAGACAAAAATAATTTTTCTCACCATGCATTCGGAAGACCATTTTGTCCAGGAAGCCTTTAAGGCTGGCGGGGCGGGGTATATCTTAAAACAATCTGCGACGGCAGAATTAGTATTTGCCATTAATGAGGTTTATCAGGGACGTACCTACGTTTCCCCTTCCATTGCCCAGGGAATCGTCAGCCAGGCCCTGAATCCCTCATCTAATTCAAAGAAGACGGCCCAACCGGAGACTCCCCCACTGACTCAACGACAGGTTGAAATTCTCCAACTGGTTGCTGAGGGGAAATCCAATAAAGACATTGCGGTTGTATTAAATCTGGCCGTCAAGACTGTGGAATTTCATAAAACCCGGATCATGCAAATTTTGGGACTCAAGACCGCATCGGAACTCACGAAATATGCCATTGCCACCGGAATTATTTCCATTTAA
- a CDS encoding response regulator transcription factor produces MNTLKRARLFLVDDHILVLESCKKLLEPHHDIVGEAHDASDLVSQVRRAKPDILLMDISMPDQNGYEAARLLKVACPSVKIIFVSMHLEPTFIMEAFRAGGEGYVPKQTAGSELLSAIQQVQEKQRYLSPLIPEEVQYAVLAQMDGMPGTELSGKLTPRQQEVLKLVAQGFSAKDIANVLTISQSTVAFHKMQIVQALGLHSKADLTKYAVKLGISPLD; encoded by the coding sequence ATGAACACACTCAAGCGAGCAAGATTATTCCTTGTTGACGATCATATTCTTGTTTTGGAGAGTTGCAAAAAACTGCTCGAACCCCACCATGACATTGTGGGGGAGGCTCATGACGCAAGCGATTTGGTCAGCCAAGTCCGACGAGCAAAACCCGACATTCTCCTTATGGATATTTCAATGCCGGACCAGAACGGATACGAAGCCGCTCGACTCTTAAAAGTCGCCTGCCCATCAGTAAAAATAATTTTTGTGTCGATGCATTTGGAGCCCACCTTTATCATGGAAGCGTTTCGTGCGGGAGGAGAAGGCTACGTGCCAAAGCAAACGGCAGGCAGCGAATTATTATCAGCCATTCAACAGGTTCAGGAAAAACAGAGATACCTCTCTCCTTTAATTCCTGAGGAGGTGCAATATGCCGTTCTTGCCCAGATGGATGGTATGCCGGGTACCGAACTTTCCGGAAAATTGACTCCCAGACAGCAGGAGGTGTTAAAACTTGTGGCTCAAGGTTTCTCTGCTAAGGACATCGCCAACGTGTTAACTATTTCCCAAAGCACGGTGGCGTTCCATAAAATGCAAATTGTGCAGGCATTAGGTCTTCATTCCAAGGCCGATCTCACGAAATACGCGGTCAAATTAGGAATTTCTCCTCTTGATTAG